The genomic window TTCAATAAATTGTATCTTGATTTGCTTCGCCAACCCCCGGGATAATATCTTTCCAAGGATAACATATTATATGTGACAGTACAAAATTTGCACACCTTGACACAGTGCCAACTGTATTATATTTAATACGGACTGCTTTTCTTTGCACTTTAGTACAGCTAATATGCAATAATTTTTTTACGTTGAAAATCAAATGGTTCTTGTATAAAACTCATTACTTCGACAGTTAATTTGTTTAACATGGCACATGAATTGCTTTATTGAAAAAATAAAACTTTTTGAGGGGATAATGTCGCTTGACAAATTTTTATCCGATAGCGTTTAATAACTCAATAAAATTCGGGGGACATAATATGAAGGGCTTGCGGTTAATCCATTATCAATCTTACTAACATCTTTTAGCACAATACAGTAGCGCTGTCAGATTATTAAAGTTTTGGCAGATTCAATAAGGGGGGGCATGGAAATGAAAAACATATTTTATTAGCTCGGCATCAATCTAACACTACCATCAATTTTTAACATTTACTATTCTATGACTCAAAGAAAGGCAGGGACAAGCATGAAAAAACTTTTTACTCTTTTAGCTGTAACAATATTGGTTTCCGCATTTGCCATTCATGCAGATGCAGTTGTTGCAATCAATTTCGACGATGTTTCAAACCTTACCATGATTGATAATCAGTATTCAGCCTTTGGCGTGATATTTTCAACTTACGGAGCTGCGGGATACAGCGATGGGCACGCCTATGCAAGAAACAGCTCTTTAAGCGCATCAAACCCTAACGTTATTGGCGGGAATAGGTCCGGGTACACGTATTTAAATGACACCTATATTACAGGCCGGGCGGATTTTTCAGCCCCGGCAAACAATGTTGAAATATGGGCCAAACCTTTCAGCACCGATAACCTTCTTGCCTGGATGAAGGCTTACGATGCAAACGGCAATCTGCTTGACACCTTCAATATTAGCGGTTCGGTGCAAGGAGAAGCCTTTCTTCTAAGTATAACGCGTCCTGACTATGATATATCAAGAGTTGAATTCAGCGGGGCAAGCAAGAGAGTCACCTTTGATAATTTCTCGGTCAACGTTGCGCCGGAGCCGGTAAGCTCCATTCTTTTTATGACCGGGGGGGCAATTTTGGGTGTCAGGCGTTATTTCAAAAAGAAGAGGTCGGGAACCAGCGCTTGATAGAATAAAAGCAGCAGGGGCGTTTCATAATAAAGCCCCTGCTGTTATCAACTTAAATAAGTCTTCAGCGCCTCTTTCCAGTGTCTCAATTCTTTTATGCCCTCAAGTTTGAGCATGGTATTTCCAAGCACGGAAAAGGAAGGCCTTTTAGCGGGTCTTTTAAATTTATCGGAAGTAGTTGGATTGATCTTCTTGTTGATGCCTTTTATATTTGCTATCTCGACTGCGAATTCATGCCACGAACAATGTGATGAATTCGTTACATGGTATATGCCGTAACCCCGGCCGATAAGTTCCCTGAGTTTCATCGCAAGGTCATATGTGTAAGTAGGAGAGCCGAGTTGATCATTGACCACATCTATCTCGTCCCTTGCCGATAAAAGTTTTATTATCGTATCGACAAAATTCCTGCCGTTCCTGCCGAAAAGCCACGAGGTCCTTACAATATAAAATCTGTTTGTCAGCGATGTTACAAATTGTTCGCCTAAAAGTTTTGAGAGTCCGTACTTGTTAACCGGATTAGGCTTGTCCCATTCGTTATAAGGCTCCCCTTTTGTGCCGTCAAAGACATAATCCGAGCTGATGTAAATTACGGGGCATTTAATCTCTTCACACGCTATAGTTATGTTCCTGGCCCCGATGCCATTTACAAGATACGCCTTCTCAGGATCGAGTTCGCTTCCATCCACATCAGTGAAAGCCGCTGCATGGAACAAATAATCGGGTTTTGCATCACGAATCGCCGTAACGGATTTATCGAGACTGGTGATGTCCAATTCGATGCGCGTAAATGGGAGCAGTTCGACGTCTGTAAAAACATTCTTAATATCATAGCCCAGCATCCCGCTTGCGCCGGTGAAAGCGACCTTCACTTTTTCATCCTCTCACCGTATTGAGCGTCATAGTACTGCATGTATTCTTTTGAATTGATCCTCTGCCACCATTGCTTATTTGAAATATACCACTCAATTGTTTTTGATATCCCATCCTCAAAATTCATCTGAGGCTTCCAGCCTAACTGCCGCTCGATCTTTGAAGGATCAATCGCGTATCTCCTGTCATGTCCCTGTCTGTCTTTGACAAAT from Nitrospirota bacterium includes these protein-coding regions:
- the rfbD gene encoding dTDP-4-dehydrorhamnose reductase is translated as MKVAFTGASGMLGYDIKNVFTDVELLPFTRIELDITSLDKSVTAIRDAKPDYLFHAAAFTDVDGSELDPEKAYLVNGIGARNITIACEEIKCPVIYISSDYVFDGTKGEPYNEWDKPNPVNKYGLSKLLGEQFVTSLTNRFYIVRTSWLFGRNGRNFVDTIIKLLSARDEIDVVNDQLGSPTYTYDLAMKLRELIGRGYGIYHVTNSSHCSWHEFAVEIANIKGINKKINPTTSDKFKRPAKRPSFSVLGNTMLKLEGIKELRHWKEALKTYLS